A window from Drosophila nasuta strain 15112-1781.00 chromosome 3, ASM2355853v1, whole genome shotgun sequence encodes these proteins:
- the LOC132788628 gene encoding uncharacterized protein LOC132788628 isoform X2 — protein sequence MGSRIKNDVKKLFEFWCEVKPTRGIDRGTISRNGGGTATPAGVIIESFPEGFRDKEVLTGIPSFAFPCDIERGSVQSYSFVHTTGDSKWRFGFCRHDPKTDTAMVLITYLPWHDTFLKLLIVLAELRRTDRNGFRTFLSEAYNRGVPDSGGSLTVFYSSGQSHFTFERPLQFQLPSIPENHNLNLYYNFVDPKEMICVFAAMLAERRIIFTSSHLDRLSSCIQAANAFLYPMVWQHIFIPVLPWEFKDYLGAPMPYLIGVPKPVLDTVSDDELGEVVILNCDTKIFESPFDDVRSLPPEIVSQLKKYLSHTQDHIGDRVSKIFLGALVQLIGGYRDAVEFHDTCKTFNHAKFIESRPAHLRPFLTKMMELQIFAQFVDDRLKMLNSGLGFSDEFELETVRYAEKMKKRGRNYVFLKQMKDKTNPAVKSAVKSVKESSRGVKTAYKKWRDNGSHNPNHQFHFGLGSPQHSDRPDGSNGAAFGRKVTHRSAPSSPVCSKRLEGEISVNGGGIATREQTSLQLHPAHGQPRRGPVSLAMSSSSSHIPANGSTLGASMRANCDHLVGASPAVSSASSICSSEMNLSQELQNHPLFKTPAVDRSLKPNAEHHSTRSRTAATNTNGAPPARPPPPTTQPVSYYNHPYAPSNSTHSNVVVESKPPRHTSTPTKGRQLATTDSSFDNPPDMQSPPIPPRRQCSANAVVAATAAAVTAGINRLERNCWQDEQNDSLRCSNTSTGSASSSSASSSSCSSGASFVTAASRFSQLNMSSPNGSEPAPIPTPRAKRESPRSNSSAQPQPEDSMNDLISLDDSNNTSFDLEDFDPLNQNARPLPPLGSKHFNSNKTKSSTLPAGVTSSVVMQANNSVNNPLYPYFAPKHMATVAAVTNRVTPLPPQIQRNNMTGVKPDDDFELLRKYGLDQFSLNVTTTTTTPSNTTTPALTAGAGVGKGMNNWTTFD from the exons GGGATCAGTGCAATCGTATTCATTTGTACATACCACCGGCGACTCGAAATGGCGTTTTGGCTTCTGTCGGCACGATCCTAAAACGGATACGGCGATGGTGCTGATCACCTATCTGCCCTGGCACGACACTTTCCTTAAGCTGTTAATTGTACTGGCCGAACTGCGGCGTACGGATCGAAATGGCTTTCGAACCTTTCTATCGGAGGCTTACAACAGAGGCGTGCCCGACTCGGGCGGTAGTTTAACGGTATTCTACAGTAGCGGACAGAGC CATTTTACATTTGAACGTCCGTTGCAGTTTCAGCTGCCTAGCATACCAGAAAAT CATAACCTAAATCTGTATTACAATTTTGTGGATCCGAAGGAGATGATCTGTGTATTTGCTGCCATGCTTGCCGAACGGCGAATCATATTCACTTCCAGCCACTTGGATAGGCTCTCCTCTTGCATTCAAGCAGCCAATGCATTCCTCTATCCTATGGTCTGGCAGCACATTTTCATACCGGTGTTGCCTTGGGAATTTAAGGATTACCTGGGTGCACCCATGCCATATCTAATTGGTGTGCCAAAGCCAGTACTCGACACT gTTTCCGACGATGAGCTCGGAGAAGTTGTGATCTTAAACTGTGATACGAAGATATTCGAAAGTCCCTTTGATGATGTGCGTTCGCTGCCGCCGGAGATTGTGTCGCAACTTAAGAAATATCTGAGTCACACGCAGGATCACATTGGGGATCGTGTATCGAAAATATTTCTAGGCGCACTGGTACAGCTGATTGGCGGCTATCGGGATGCTGTTGAGTTTCACGACACCTGCAAGACGTTCAATCACGCCAAATTCATTGAATCTCGGCCCGCACATTTGCGTCCCTTTCTAACCAAAATGATGGAGCTGCAGATCTTTGCGCAATTCGTCGACGATCGACTCAAAATGCTCAATAGTGGTTTGGGTTTCTCCGATGAATTCGAACTGGAAACTGTGCGCTATGCAGAAAAGATGAAGAAACGCGGTCGCAACTATGTATTCCTAAAGCAAATGAAGGACAAG ACTAATCCAGCTGTTAAGTCTGCCGTCAAATCG GTCAAGGAGAGTTCGCGTGGCGTTAAGACCGCCTACAAAAAGTGGCGCGACAACGGCAGCCACAATCCCAATCATCAGTTCCACTTTGGCCTCGGCTCGCCACAGCACTCGGATCGACCGGACGGCAGCAACGGTGCTGCATTTGGACGGAAGGTCACCCATCGTTCGGCGCCCAGTTCGCCGGTTTGCAGTAAACGGCTGGAGGGCGAGATTAGCGTGAATGGAGGAGGAATCGCGACACGGGAGCAAACGTCGCTGCAATTGCATCCAGCGCATGGCCAGCCACGTCGTGGCCCTGTTTCGCTGGCCATGTCGAGCTCAAGCAGTCACATACCCGCGAATGGTTCTACGCTGGGTGCGTCAATGCGTGCTAATTGTGATCATCTTGTGGGTGCGTCTCCTGCTGTTAGCTCGGCAAGCTCGATCTGCTCATCGGAGATGAATCTGTCGCAGGAGCTGCAGAATCATCCGCTCTTTAAGACGCCCGCCGTTGATCGCAGC CTTAAGCCAAATGCCGAACACCACAGCACACGATCGCGCACCGCCgctacaaatacaaatggaGCACCGCCAGCACGTCCTCCGCCGCCAACCACACAGCCTGTCTCCTACTACAATCATCCGTATGCGCCCAGCAATTCAACGCATTCGAATGTTGTCGTGGAGTCAAAGCCACCGCGGCACACATCGACGCCTACGAAGGGACGTCAACTGGCGACCACAGACTCCAGTTTTGACAATCCACCGGATATGCAATCGCCACCGATACCGCCAAGGCGTCAATGCAGCGCTAATGCTGTggtggcagccacagccgcCGCGGTGACGGCTGGCATTAATCGACTGGAGCGTAATTGCTGGCAGGATGAGCAGAACGATTCGTTGCGCTGCTCAAACACGTCAACAGGATCGGCGTCATCGtcgtcggcgtcgtcgtcatcCTGCTCGTCGGGTGCCTCGTTTGTAACGGCTGCCTCAAGGTTCTCGCAGCTAAATATGTCCTCGCCGAACGGCTCCGAGCCGGCGCCGATACCAACGCCGCGGGCCAAAAGAGAG TCACCGCGGAGTAATAGTAGCGCACAGCCCCAACCAGAGGATAGCATGAATGATCTGATATCGCTGGACGATAGCAACAACACTAGCTTCGATCTGGAGGACTTCGATCCGCTCAATCAGAATGCAAGACCCTTGCCACCGCTGGGCAGTAAACatttcaacagcaacaagaccAAGTCAAGCACACTGCCCGCCGGCGTCACCAGCAGCGTGGTTATGCAGGCCAATAATAGTGTCAACAATCCGCTGTATCCATACTTTGCGCCCAAGCACATGGCCACTGTGGCTGCGGTCACAAATCGAGTGACTCCGTTGCCCCCACAAATACAACGCAACAACATGACAGGTGTGAAGCCGGATGATGACTTTGAGCTGTTGCGAAAATATGGGCTAGATCAGTTCTCATTAAATGTAACCACGACGACAACGACTCCGAGCAATACCACAACGCCAGCATTAACCGCAGGCGCTGGCGTTGGCAAGGGAATGAATAACTGGACGACCTTTGACTAA
- the LOC132788628 gene encoding DENN domain-containing protein 1A isoform X3, with product MGSRIKNDVKKLFEFWCEVKPTRGIDRGTISRNGGGTATPAGVIIESFPEGFRDKEVLTGIPSFAFPCDIERGSVQSYSFVHTTGDSKWRFGFCRHDPKTDTAMVLITYLPWHDTFLKLLIVLAELRRTDRNGFRTFLSEAYNRGVPDSGGSLTVFYSSGQSHFTFERPLQFQLPSIPENHNLNLYYNFVDPKEMICVFAAMLAERRIIFTSSHLDRLSSCIQAANAFLYPMVWQHIFIPVLPWEFKDYLGAPMPYLIGVPKPVLDTVSDDELGEVVILNCDTKIFESPFDDVRSLPPEIVSQLKKYLSHTQDHIGDRVSKIFLGALVQLIGGYRDAVEFHDTCKTFNHAKFIESRPAHLRPFLTKMMELQIFAQFVDDRLKMLNSGLGFSDEFELETVRYAEKMKKRGRNYVFLKQMKDKVKESSRGVKTAYKKWRDNGSHNPNHQFHFGLGSPQHSDRPDGSNGAAFGRKVTHRSAPSSPVCSKRLEGEISVNGGGIATREQTSLQLHPAHGQPRRGPVSLAMSSSSSHIPANGSTLGASMRANCDHLVGASPAVSSASSICSSEMNLSQELQNHPLFKTPAVDRSVSSMLKPNAEHHSTRSRTAATNTNGAPPARPPPPTTQPVSYYNHPYAPSNSTHSNVVVESKPPRHTSTPTKGRQLATTDSSFDNPPDMQSPPIPPRRQCSANAVVAATAAAVTAGINRLERNCWQDEQNDSLRCSNTSTGSASSSSASSSSCSSGASFVTAASRFSQLNMSSPNGSEPAPIPTPRAKRESPRSNSSAQPQPEDSMNDLISLDDSNNTSFDLEDFDPLNQNARPLPPLGSKHFNSNKTKSSTLPAGVTSSVVMQANNSVNNPLYPYFAPKHMATVAAVTNRVTPLPPQIQRNNMTGVKPDDDFELLRKYGLDQFSLNVTTTTTTPSNTTTPALTAGAGVGKGMNNWTTFD from the exons GGGATCAGTGCAATCGTATTCATTTGTACATACCACCGGCGACTCGAAATGGCGTTTTGGCTTCTGTCGGCACGATCCTAAAACGGATACGGCGATGGTGCTGATCACCTATCTGCCCTGGCACGACACTTTCCTTAAGCTGTTAATTGTACTGGCCGAACTGCGGCGTACGGATCGAAATGGCTTTCGAACCTTTCTATCGGAGGCTTACAACAGAGGCGTGCCCGACTCGGGCGGTAGTTTAACGGTATTCTACAGTAGCGGACAGAGC CATTTTACATTTGAACGTCCGTTGCAGTTTCAGCTGCCTAGCATACCAGAAAAT CATAACCTAAATCTGTATTACAATTTTGTGGATCCGAAGGAGATGATCTGTGTATTTGCTGCCATGCTTGCCGAACGGCGAATCATATTCACTTCCAGCCACTTGGATAGGCTCTCCTCTTGCATTCAAGCAGCCAATGCATTCCTCTATCCTATGGTCTGGCAGCACATTTTCATACCGGTGTTGCCTTGGGAATTTAAGGATTACCTGGGTGCACCCATGCCATATCTAATTGGTGTGCCAAAGCCAGTACTCGACACT gTTTCCGACGATGAGCTCGGAGAAGTTGTGATCTTAAACTGTGATACGAAGATATTCGAAAGTCCCTTTGATGATGTGCGTTCGCTGCCGCCGGAGATTGTGTCGCAACTTAAGAAATATCTGAGTCACACGCAGGATCACATTGGGGATCGTGTATCGAAAATATTTCTAGGCGCACTGGTACAGCTGATTGGCGGCTATCGGGATGCTGTTGAGTTTCACGACACCTGCAAGACGTTCAATCACGCCAAATTCATTGAATCTCGGCCCGCACATTTGCGTCCCTTTCTAACCAAAATGATGGAGCTGCAGATCTTTGCGCAATTCGTCGACGATCGACTCAAAATGCTCAATAGTGGTTTGGGTTTCTCCGATGAATTCGAACTGGAAACTGTGCGCTATGCAGAAAAGATGAAGAAACGCGGTCGCAACTATGTATTCCTAAAGCAAATGAAGGACAAG GTCAAGGAGAGTTCGCGTGGCGTTAAGACCGCCTACAAAAAGTGGCGCGACAACGGCAGCCACAATCCCAATCATCAGTTCCACTTTGGCCTCGGCTCGCCACAGCACTCGGATCGACCGGACGGCAGCAACGGTGCTGCATTTGGACGGAAGGTCACCCATCGTTCGGCGCCCAGTTCGCCGGTTTGCAGTAAACGGCTGGAGGGCGAGATTAGCGTGAATGGAGGAGGAATCGCGACACGGGAGCAAACGTCGCTGCAATTGCATCCAGCGCATGGCCAGCCACGTCGTGGCCCTGTTTCGCTGGCCATGTCGAGCTCAAGCAGTCACATACCCGCGAATGGTTCTACGCTGGGTGCGTCAATGCGTGCTAATTGTGATCATCTTGTGGGTGCGTCTCCTGCTGTTAGCTCGGCAAGCTCGATCTGCTCATCGGAGATGAATCTGTCGCAGGAGCTGCAGAATCATCCGCTCTTTAAGACGCCCGCCGTTGATCGCAGCGTAAGTAGCATG CTTAAGCCAAATGCCGAACACCACAGCACACGATCGCGCACCGCCgctacaaatacaaatggaGCACCGCCAGCACGTCCTCCGCCGCCAACCACACAGCCTGTCTCCTACTACAATCATCCGTATGCGCCCAGCAATTCAACGCATTCGAATGTTGTCGTGGAGTCAAAGCCACCGCGGCACACATCGACGCCTACGAAGGGACGTCAACTGGCGACCACAGACTCCAGTTTTGACAATCCACCGGATATGCAATCGCCACCGATACCGCCAAGGCGTCAATGCAGCGCTAATGCTGTggtggcagccacagccgcCGCGGTGACGGCTGGCATTAATCGACTGGAGCGTAATTGCTGGCAGGATGAGCAGAACGATTCGTTGCGCTGCTCAAACACGTCAACAGGATCGGCGTCATCGtcgtcggcgtcgtcgtcatcCTGCTCGTCGGGTGCCTCGTTTGTAACGGCTGCCTCAAGGTTCTCGCAGCTAAATATGTCCTCGCCGAACGGCTCCGAGCCGGCGCCGATACCAACGCCGCGGGCCAAAAGAGAG TCACCGCGGAGTAATAGTAGCGCACAGCCCCAACCAGAGGATAGCATGAATGATCTGATATCGCTGGACGATAGCAACAACACTAGCTTCGATCTGGAGGACTTCGATCCGCTCAATCAGAATGCAAGACCCTTGCCACCGCTGGGCAGTAAACatttcaacagcaacaagaccAAGTCAAGCACACTGCCCGCCGGCGTCACCAGCAGCGTGGTTATGCAGGCCAATAATAGTGTCAACAATCCGCTGTATCCATACTTTGCGCCCAAGCACATGGCCACTGTGGCTGCGGTCACAAATCGAGTGACTCCGTTGCCCCCACAAATACAACGCAACAACATGACAGGTGTGAAGCCGGATGATGACTTTGAGCTGTTGCGAAAATATGGGCTAGATCAGTTCTCATTAAATGTAACCACGACGACAACGACTCCGAGCAATACCACAACGCCAGCATTAACCGCAGGCGCTGGCGTTGGCAAGGGAATGAATAACTGGACGACCTTTGACTAA